The Burkholderia pyrrocinia genome includes a region encoding these proteins:
- a CDS encoding NnrU family protein yields MLVLILGLAIFLGVHSIRIVADGWRSATIDRLGENGWKARYAIASIVGFVLIVWGYGLARAGATWLWVPPVGVRHLTGMLTAIAFVLIAASYVPGNRIKTLVGHPMLAGVMAWAIAHLLANGTLHAFVLFGAFFVWSLVDFVVSRTRDRRDAVRYPAGKLSGDVATIAAGLVAWAVFTLFLHGWLIGVRPFG; encoded by the coding sequence ATGCTCGTCCTGATTCTCGGTTTAGCGATCTTCCTCGGTGTGCACTCGATCCGGATCGTCGCGGACGGCTGGCGGTCAGCGACGATCGACCGGCTCGGCGAAAACGGCTGGAAGGCGCGCTATGCGATCGCGTCGATCGTCGGCTTTGTGCTGATCGTGTGGGGCTACGGGCTCGCCCGCGCGGGCGCGACGTGGCTCTGGGTGCCGCCCGTCGGCGTGCGCCACCTGACCGGCATGCTGACCGCGATCGCGTTCGTGTTGATCGCCGCGTCCTACGTACCCGGCAACCGCATCAAGACGCTCGTCGGCCATCCGATGCTGGCCGGCGTGATGGCGTGGGCGATCGCGCACCTGCTCGCGAACGGCACGCTGCATGCGTTCGTGCTGTTCGGCGCGTTCTTCGTGTGGTCGCTCGTCGATTTCGTCGTGTCGCGCACCCGCGATCGTCGCGATGCCGTTCGCTATCCGGCCGGCAAGCTGTCGGGCGATGTCGCGACGATCGCGGCCGGGCTCGTCGCCTGGGCCGTGTTCACGCTGTTCCTGCACGGCTGGCTGATCGGCGTGCGGCCGTTCGGCTGA
- a CDS encoding amino acid permease, producing the protein MQDNSLRQSLKQRHITMIALGGVIGAGLFVGSGAIIATAGPAAILSYLFGGVIVTLVMFMLGEMASRNPDSGSFSTYASAYLGEWAGYAVGWLYWFKSMMTITVEAILLGAILHDFLPWLPVWAGALFMLVTLIASNAYSVRSFGEAEYWLSFAKIATIIVFMALGVSILLGFQPRIPAPGLVNLTDHGGFMPNGITPVLAGIMVVIFSLGGSEIAAVAAGESENPSKNVIKAIKSVIVRVMVFYVGSVSILILCMPWTDKANLKSPYVSLFSMTGFTGAAVAMKIVLFVSFMSVMNSFLFSNSRMLFSLSQRGHAPALFGRTNAKGVPLNALLLCLAICVSILAIHFVSGGDLFLMLAKSSGAIIMIVWSFIIVAHFAMRRQTKHAARDPSAFRAWFYPYSNWIALLALVAVLGSQAFNPDSQFQFWFTIVTTLTILASYFVRRKPASLGDASGAKLR; encoded by the coding sequence ATGCAGGACAACTCGTTGAGGCAAAGCCTCAAGCAACGGCACATCACGATGATCGCGCTCGGCGGCGTGATCGGCGCGGGCCTGTTCGTCGGCTCCGGCGCGATCATCGCAACGGCCGGCCCCGCGGCGATCCTGTCGTATCTGTTCGGCGGCGTCATCGTCACGCTGGTCATGTTCATGCTGGGCGAAATGGCGTCCCGCAATCCCGACAGCGGCTCATTCTCCACGTACGCCAGCGCGTATCTCGGCGAATGGGCCGGCTACGCGGTCGGCTGGCTGTACTGGTTCAAGTCGATGATGACGATCACGGTGGAAGCGATCCTGCTCGGCGCGATCCTCCACGATTTCCTGCCGTGGCTGCCGGTGTGGGCCGGCGCGCTGTTCATGCTCGTCACGCTGATCGCGAGCAATGCGTACTCGGTGCGCTCGTTCGGCGAAGCCGAATACTGGCTGTCGTTCGCGAAGATCGCGACGATCATCGTGTTCATGGCGCTCGGCGTGTCGATCCTGCTCGGCTTCCAGCCCCGCATTCCCGCGCCCGGGCTTGTGAACCTGACGGACCACGGCGGCTTCATGCCGAACGGCATCACGCCCGTGCTGGCCGGCATCATGGTGGTGATCTTCTCGCTGGGCGGCAGCGAAATCGCGGCCGTCGCCGCCGGGGAATCGGAAAACCCGAGCAAGAACGTGATCAAGGCGATCAAGAGCGTGATCGTACGCGTGATGGTGTTCTATGTCGGCTCGGTGTCGATCCTGATCCTGTGCATGCCGTGGACCGACAAGGCCAACCTGAAATCGCCGTATGTGTCGTTGTTCAGCATGACAGGCTTCACCGGCGCCGCCGTCGCGATGAAGATCGTGCTGTTCGTGTCGTTCATGTCGGTGATGAACTCGTTCCTGTTCTCGAACTCGCGCATGCTGTTCTCGCTCAGCCAGCGCGGCCATGCGCCCGCGCTGTTCGGCCGCACCAACGCGAAAGGCGTGCCGCTCAACGCGCTGCTGCTGTGCCTGGCGATCTGCGTGTCGATCCTGGCGATCCACTTCGTCAGCGGCGGCGACCTGTTCCTGATGCTCGCGAAAAGCAGCGGCGCGATCATCATGATCGTGTGGAGCTTCATCATCGTCGCGCACTTCGCGATGCGCCGGCAGACGAAGCATGCGGCCCGCGATCCGTCGGCGTTCCGCGCGTGGTTCTATCCGTATTCGAACTGGATCGCGCTGCTGGCGCTGGTCGCCGTGCTCGGGTCGCAGGCCTTCAACCCGGATTCGCAGTTCCAGTTCTGGTTCACGATAGTGACGACGCTGACGATCCTCGCGTCGTATTTCGTGCGCCGCAAGCCGGCCTCGCTCGGCGACGCCTCCGGCGCGAAACTGCGCTGA
- a CDS encoding sulfite exporter TauE/SafE family protein has protein sequence MLALVILAGLWAGLQNTLAGGGSFVTLPALIVSGMSPLAANITSTVALFPAQVTTGWASRHMVRGAGKLSFRALFAISIVGGALGGLLLLKTPSSIFSHLVPWLVLFATIVFAWGSFFRKPREGTAHLGAVPAAISQFMIAIYGGYFGGGLGFLMMATLTMAGLSPRHAMSTKNALAGVMNASAVVLFLTSPHLHWSAALALGGGAIVGGLLGTWALHRVNERVLRIGIVCIGAILTVGLFVKPI, from the coding sequence ATGCTCGCTCTCGTCATCCTCGCCGGTCTCTGGGCCGGCCTGCAGAACACCCTCGCAGGCGGCGGCTCGTTCGTCACGCTGCCCGCGCTGATCGTGTCGGGCATGTCGCCGCTCGCGGCGAACATCACATCGACGGTCGCGCTGTTTCCCGCGCAGGTCACGACGGGGTGGGCGAGCCGCCACATGGTGCGCGGCGCGGGCAAGCTGTCGTTTCGCGCGCTGTTCGCGATCAGCATCGTCGGTGGCGCGCTCGGCGGGCTGCTGTTGCTGAAAACGCCGTCGTCGATCTTCTCGCACCTCGTGCCGTGGCTCGTGCTGTTCGCGACGATCGTGTTCGCGTGGGGCAGCTTTTTCCGCAAGCCGCGCGAAGGCACGGCCCACCTCGGCGCCGTCCCCGCCGCGATCTCGCAGTTCATGATCGCGATCTACGGCGGCTATTTCGGCGGCGGGCTCGGCTTCCTGATGATGGCCACGCTGACGATGGCCGGCCTGTCGCCGCGTCACGCGATGTCGACGAAGAACGCGCTCGCGGGCGTGATGAACGCATCGGCCGTCGTGCTGTTCCTGACGTCGCCGCACCTGCACTGGAGCGCGGCGCTCGCGCTCGGCGGCGGCGCGATCGTCGGCGGGCTGCTCGGCACGTGGGCGCTGCATCGCGTGAACGAACGCGTGCTGCGGATCGGGATCGTCTGCATCGGCGCGATACTGACCGTCGGGTTGTTCGTCAAGCCGATCTGA
- a CDS encoding DUF488 family protein: MTLPFYTIGHSNRTLDEFVEMLDAVDIALLADIRKMTRSRTHPQFNEATLPDALAVADIAYEHIAELGGLRGKSRDVPDDVNDFWTNRSFHRYADYALSPAFHAGLDQLIGQGHEQRCAIMCSEAVWWRCHRRIVSDYLIARGETVLHIMGRNRVEPAHLTAGAVIRPDGTIVYPDVEGGAASEAGTRPDA, translated from the coding sequence ATGACGCTCCCGTTCTACACGATCGGCCATTCGAACCGCACGCTCGACGAATTCGTCGAGATGCTCGACGCGGTCGATATCGCATTGCTCGCGGATATCCGGAAGATGACGCGCTCGCGCACCCATCCGCAATTCAACGAAGCGACGCTGCCGGACGCGCTGGCCGTGGCCGACATCGCGTACGAACACATCGCCGAACTCGGCGGCCTGCGCGGCAAGTCGCGCGACGTGCCCGACGACGTCAACGACTTCTGGACGAACCGCAGCTTTCACCGCTATGCCGATTACGCACTGTCGCCGGCGTTTCATGCGGGCCTCGACCAGCTGATCGGGCAGGGGCATGAGCAACGCTGCGCGATCATGTGTTCGGAAGCCGTGTGGTGGCGCTGTCACCGGCGCATCGTGTCCGACTACCTGATCGCGCGCGGCGAAACGGTGCTGCACATCATGGGCCGCAACCGCGTGGAACCCGCGCACCTCACGGCCGGCGCGGTCATCCGGCCCGACGGCACGATCGTCTATCCGGACGTCGAAGGCGGCGCCGCGTCGGAAGCCGGCACGCGGCCGGACGCGTGA
- a CDS encoding DUF2945 domain-containing protein, with product MTTQFKLGDHVRWNSEAGYVTGTIIAIHTADFDYKGHRHRASPDDPQYEIKSDRTDHIAAHRGRVLERMAGKADA from the coding sequence ATGACGACGCAATTCAAACTGGGCGACCACGTCCGGTGGAATTCCGAGGCCGGCTACGTGACCGGCACGATCATCGCGATCCACACCGCGGACTTCGACTACAAGGGCCACCGTCATCGCGCGTCGCCCGACGATCCGCAATACGAGATCAAGAGCGACCGGACCGATCACATCGCCGCGCATCGCGGCCGCGTGCTCGAACGCATGGCGGGCAAGGCCGACGCATGA
- a CDS encoding NAD(P)/FAD-dependent oxidoreductase → MFVQSDRHVASYYAGTYPTPIPHRPALDERIDADVLVVGAGFSGLHTALRLALAGKRVVVLEASRVAWAASGRNGGQALLGWSCDMQPLEDSLGRDGARLLWDSMRWAAAEVRELPERHGFDIDYRPGSLWAAVRPRRVAMLEQARDEAAERWGYDRLRVIGQADMPEWIGGTRYLAALHDPEAGHLNPLKLALGLAQTIERAGGRIFEQSRVLDCRETAGGHIARTARGEVRADVLVLACNAYVDRLDRDLARRLLPVGTYQVATAPLAPDVARALLPQNSCVIDNQFVPDYFRLSPDNRLLFGGGCTYLGGIPADIAAATRPHLERVFPQLAGVPLDYAWGGHIDISMRRTPDIGRHGQRFWLQGFSGHGVLPTLAGARAVADAVLGDERLLAQYQRIRNPRFPGGDRLAAPLEAVGKAWYRLRDTV, encoded by the coding sequence ATGTTCGTGCAGTCCGACCGTCACGTTGCAAGTTACTACGCCGGCACCTACCCGACGCCGATCCCGCATCGTCCGGCACTGGACGAGCGCATCGACGCCGACGTGCTCGTCGTCGGCGCGGGTTTCAGCGGGCTGCATACGGCGTTGCGCCTCGCGCTCGCCGGCAAGCGCGTCGTCGTGCTCGAAGCGAGCCGCGTCGCGTGGGCCGCGTCGGGCCGCAACGGCGGGCAGGCGCTGCTCGGCTGGTCGTGCGACATGCAGCCGCTCGAGGATTCGCTCGGCCGCGACGGCGCGCGCCTGCTGTGGGACAGCATGCGGTGGGCCGCGGCCGAGGTGCGCGAACTGCCGGAGCGGCACGGTTTCGACATCGACTACCGGCCCGGCAGCTTGTGGGCGGCCGTGCGGCCGCGCCGCGTCGCGATGCTCGAGCAGGCGCGCGACGAGGCGGCCGAGCGCTGGGGCTACGACCGGCTGCGCGTGATCGGGCAAGCCGACATGCCCGAATGGATCGGCGGCACGCGCTATCTCGCGGCGCTTCACGATCCCGAGGCCGGCCATCTGAATCCGCTGAAGCTCGCGCTCGGCCTCGCACAGACGATCGAGCGCGCGGGCGGCCGCATCTTCGAACAGAGCCGCGTGCTCGACTGTCGCGAGACGGCCGGCGGCCACATCGCCCGCACGGCGCGCGGCGAAGTGCGCGCGGACGTGCTCGTGCTGGCATGCAACGCGTATGTCGACCGGCTCGATCGCGACCTGGCGCGCCGGCTGCTGCCGGTCGGCACGTACCAGGTCGCGACTGCGCCGCTCGCGCCTGACGTCGCCCGTGCGCTGTTGCCGCAGAACAGTTGCGTGATCGACAACCAGTTCGTACCCGACTACTTCCGCCTGAGCCCCGACAACCGGCTGCTGTTCGGCGGCGGGTGCACGTATCTCGGCGGCATTCCGGCCGATATCGCGGCGGCGACGCGCCCGCACCTCGAACGCGTGTTCCCGCAACTGGCCGGCGTGCCGCTCGATTACGCGTGGGGCGGCCACATCGACATCAGCATGCGTCGCACGCCGGACATCGGCCGCCACGGGCAGCGTTTCTGGCTGCAGGGCTTCTCGGGGCACGGCGTGCTGCCGACACTTGCCGGTGCGCGCGCGGTTGCCGACGCCGTGCTCGGCGACGAGCGCCTGCTCGCGCAGTATCAGCGCATCCGCAACCCGCGCTTCCCCGGTGGCGACCGGCTCGCCGCGCCGCTGGAAGCGGTCGGCAAGGCCTGGTACCGTCTGCGCGATACCGTCTGA
- a CDS encoding helix-turn-helix domain-containing protein: MNEQEEIESLAILIRDLRKHRKVTLNDLAERIGRSVGFLSQVERGLSRPTVADLTAIGEALGVPTTYFYSLSKPRSVPWVTRPDERRTVYYAAGITDILVSPNMRSRFSILESHLAPGASSGERPVDDSDEQGGFVLEGELTIWVDGDDTPVTLGPNDAFQLPAHKRFRYANLTDAPTRVIWVFT, from the coding sequence ATGAACGAACAAGAAGAGATAGAAAGCCTGGCGATCCTGATCCGCGACCTGCGCAAGCATCGCAAGGTCACGCTCAACGATCTCGCCGAACGGATCGGCCGCTCGGTCGGCTTTCTGTCGCAGGTCGAGCGCGGGCTGTCGCGCCCGACGGTCGCGGATCTCACCGCGATCGGCGAGGCGCTCGGCGTGCCGACCACGTATTTCTACAGCCTGAGCAAGCCGCGCAGCGTGCCGTGGGTCACGCGGCCCGACGAGCGGCGCACCGTGTATTACGCGGCCGGCATTACGGACATCCTCGTATCGCCGAACATGCGCTCGCGCTTCTCGATCCTCGAAAGCCATCTCGCGCCCGGTGCGAGCAGCGGCGAGCGGCCCGTCGACGACAGCGACGAGCAGGGCGGTTTCGTGCTCGAAGGAGAACTGACGATCTGGGTCGACGGCGACGATACGCCCGTCACGCTCGGGCCGAACGACGCGTTCCAGCTTCCCGCGCACAAGCGGTTCCGTTACGCCAACCTGACCGACGCGCCGACGCGCGTGATCTGGGTATTCACCTGA
- a CDS encoding glutamine synthetase family protein — protein sequence MADVVPALVGEVRAFRQAHPEIRYVDLICLDLPGHFYGKRYPIDALEKVASGSLLKLPQNCVLLGTQGGLYKIGDYCFNDGDPDAPRRLIPGTLKPVRWERQPLAQMLISSDGTDAPIEFEPREVLARVLRRFAARGIRPVVAFELEFYLFAAQLEEGMPQYPRDRLSDDRDDQPNMHIERLSRFSDVLHEMVEAACEQGVDATVITAELGPGQFEINFGHTDDALRAADWSALFCRSTRGVALQHGYRASFMGKPYLHAPGSGMHVHVSLYDDAGRNLLAADGQRPLRHAVAGCLALLPHCMPVFAPNHNAFRRYGSMVNAASRASWGFEDRDACIRIPESDARNLRIEHRLASADANPYLVLAAILTGMEHGLDARIEPIAPLNEDRGSGIDFPKEMLSAVAAMQDQVAVREGLGSEFVMVYCENKRQEELDFRNEIGAREYRWFL from the coding sequence ATGGCTGACGTCGTTCCCGCGCTGGTCGGTGAAGTCCGCGCATTCCGGCAGGCGCACCCCGAGATCCGTTATGTCGACCTGATCTGCCTCGATCTGCCCGGACACTTTTACGGCAAGCGCTACCCGATCGACGCGCTCGAGAAGGTCGCATCGGGCTCGCTGCTGAAGCTGCCGCAGAATTGCGTGCTGCTCGGCACGCAGGGCGGGCTCTACAAGATCGGCGACTACTGCTTCAACGACGGCGATCCGGACGCGCCGCGCCGGCTGATCCCCGGCACGCTGAAGCCCGTGCGCTGGGAGCGGCAACCGCTCGCGCAGATGCTGATCAGCTCCGACGGCACCGATGCGCCGATCGAGTTCGAGCCGCGCGAAGTGCTCGCGCGCGTGCTGCGGCGTTTCGCGGCGCGCGGCATCCGGCCGGTCGTCGCGTTCGAGCTCGAGTTCTACCTGTTCGCCGCGCAGCTCGAGGAAGGGATGCCGCAGTATCCGCGCGACCGCCTGAGCGACGACCGCGACGATCAGCCGAACATGCATATCGAGCGCCTGTCGCGTTTCTCCGACGTGCTGCACGAGATGGTCGAGGCCGCATGCGAACAGGGCGTCGATGCGACGGTGATCACGGCCGAGCTCGGGCCCGGCCAGTTCGAGATCAATTTCGGCCACACCGACGACGCGCTGCGCGCGGCCGACTGGTCGGCGCTGTTCTGCCGCAGCACGCGTGGCGTCGCGCTGCAGCACGGCTATCGTGCGAGCTTCATGGGCAAGCCGTACCTGCATGCGCCGGGCAGCGGGATGCACGTGCACGTGAGCCTGTACGACGACGCGGGGCGCAACCTGCTCGCGGCGGACGGGCAGCGGCCGCTGCGGCATGCGGTGGCCGGCTGCCTCGCGCTGCTGCCGCATTGCATGCCGGTGTTCGCGCCGAATCACAACGCGTTCCGGCGCTACGGGTCGATGGTGAACGCGGCGAGCCGTGCGAGCTGGGGTTTCGAGGATCGCGATGCGTGCATCCGGATTCCCGAGTCGGATGCGCGCAACCTGCGGATCGAGCACCGGCTCGCGAGTGCGGATGCGAACCCGTATCTGGTGCTCGCGGCGATCCTCACCGGGATGGAGCACGGGCTCGATGCGAGGATCGAGCCGATCGCGCCGCTCAACGAGGATCGCGGCAGCGGGATCGATTTCCCGAAGGAGATGCTGTCGGCGGTGGCGGCGATGCAGGATCAGGTGGCCGTGCGCGAAGGGCTCGGCAGCGAGTTCGTGATGGTGTATTGCGAGAACAAGCGGCAGGAGGAGCTGGATTTCCGCAATGAAATCGGCGCGCGGGAGTATCGGTGGTTTCTGTGA
- a CDS encoding lysozyme inhibitor LprI family protein, with amino-acid sequence MKKKNLLASCALLALAVPFAAHAAGCAKPHSAFDQVYCTSTQFSQADRDLNDEYGRLRKQLSGDQQATLKAGQLAWLKQRDGQCSETRNNSYLVDLQCAVDLTQSRLSFLRERERECTSTGCVASKLGE; translated from the coding sequence ATGAAGAAGAAGAATCTGCTCGCATCCTGCGCGCTGCTCGCGCTTGCCGTTCCGTTCGCCGCGCACGCGGCCGGCTGCGCGAAACCGCACAGCGCATTCGACCAGGTGTACTGCACCAGCACGCAGTTCTCGCAGGCCGACCGCGACCTCAACGACGAGTACGGCCGCCTGCGCAAGCAACTGAGCGGCGACCAGCAGGCGACGCTGAAGGCCGGCCAGCTTGCGTGGCTGAAGCAGCGCGACGGACAGTGCAGCGAAACCCGCAACAACAGCTACCTCGTGGACCTTCAATGCGCGGTCGACTTGACGCAGTCGCGGCTGTCGTTCCTGCGCGAGCGCGAGCGTGAATGCACGAGCACGGGGTGCGTGGCGTCGAAGCTCGGGGAGTAA
- a CDS encoding N-acetylmuramoyl-L-alanine amidase family protein translates to MTNRTLRPFARIAARLLACMPLLGAPLALHAEGAMTADAGAATPAQRYIVVDTGHTPAHPGSTGASGRVEYLYNLDLSAAVAEKLAAHGDRVLRTSADGREIALDQRSTQAPDANLFVSIHHDSMQQQFIDAGRQREFRGFSVFVSERNPHYAESLRCAKAIAERLVAAGERPSLYHAQPIRGENRPLIDPQLGIHRFDDLVVLRTAPIPAVLVEAGVIVNPDEEARLARRETIQRLSAAIAGGIDACTAPK, encoded by the coding sequence ATGACGAACCGAACCCTTCGCCCGTTCGCGCGCATCGCCGCGCGCCTGCTCGCGTGCATGCCACTGCTTGGCGCGCCGCTCGCGCTCCATGCGGAGGGCGCCATGACTGCCGACGCCGGAGCCGCGACGCCGGCGCAGCGCTACATCGTCGTCGACACCGGCCACACGCCGGCGCACCCGGGCTCCACGGGCGCGAGCGGGCGCGTCGAATACCTGTACAACCTCGATCTGTCCGCCGCGGTCGCGGAAAAACTCGCCGCGCACGGCGACCGCGTACTGCGCACGTCGGCCGACGGCCGCGAGATCGCGCTTGACCAGCGGTCGACGCAGGCGCCCGACGCGAACCTGTTCGTATCGATCCATCACGACTCGATGCAGCAGCAGTTCATCGACGCGGGCCGGCAGCGCGAATTCCGCGGCTTCTCGGTATTCGTGTCGGAGCGCAATCCGCACTATGCGGAAAGCCTGCGTTGCGCGAAGGCGATCGCCGAGCGACTGGTCGCGGCCGGCGAGCGGCCGTCGCTGTATCACGCACAGCCGATCCGCGGCGAGAATCGCCCGCTGATCGACCCGCAACTCGGCATCCACCGCTTCGACGATCTCGTCGTGCTGCGCACCGCGCCAATTCCGGCCGTGCTCGTCGAGGCCGGCGTGATCGTCAATCCGGACGAAGAAGCACGGCTCGCGCGGCGCGAGACGATCCAGCGCCTGTCCGCCGCGATCGCGGGCGGGATCGACGCATGCACGGCGCCGAAGTGA
- a CDS encoding NAD(P)/FAD-dependent oxidoreductase — protein MDRRTFLVASAAASLATCGRTGWIETTPRVGYPGMREGHALRDHATLPPPSGTIETDVAILGAGAAGLSCAWQLARAGHKRFVVLAGPEFGGNAAGGRFGDLGYPKGAHYLPLPSLESAHLRDMLADLGVIESAPFSARPVYDERVLVHAPDERLFIAGQWQDGIVPAAGLDADALAQQARFFAYTDGLRTARGADGRKVFCIPIAESSRDPRWHALDRRSFRQWLVDEGYTAKALHWYLNYCCRDDYGAGYEHVSAWAGLHYFSSRGGHAGDASDGAVLTWPDGLHTMVTKLSDSITARTGSNAWSRDGFAVQATERAGGVDVLCARLGDDGALSTFMLKARRVVCAMPLFVAARVFPQLSAYGFEPARDLPPSAPWLVSNFLLDGMPAEAAGVPLAWDNVVYDGAGLGYVVSTHQLIRMSPPTRSVFSAYQALSTRAPDDTRRWLADAKPDALREQAAIDLQAVYGRALWKHATALEITVRGHAMATPDVGFLSRPGLLALRDADGPVVFAHADLSGLSLFEEASYWGMLAARRVLA, from the coding sequence ATGGACCGTCGCACGTTCCTGGTCGCATCGGCGGCCGCGTCGCTCGCCACATGCGGCCGCACCGGCTGGATCGAGACGACGCCGCGCGTTGGCTACCCCGGCATGCGCGAAGGCCATGCGCTGCGCGATCATGCGACGCTGCCGCCGCCTTCCGGCACGATCGAGACGGACGTCGCGATCCTCGGCGCGGGCGCGGCCGGTCTGTCGTGCGCGTGGCAACTCGCCCGCGCAGGGCACAAGCGCTTCGTCGTGCTCGCGGGCCCCGAATTCGGCGGCAACGCGGCCGGCGGCCGCTTCGGCGATCTCGGCTATCCGAAAGGCGCGCACTACCTGCCGCTGCCGTCGCTCGAATCCGCGCATCTGCGCGACATGCTCGCCGATCTCGGCGTGATCGAATCCGCACCGTTCTCCGCGCGCCCCGTGTACGACGAGCGCGTACTCGTCCACGCGCCCGACGAACGGCTCTTCATCGCCGGGCAGTGGCAGGACGGCATCGTGCCGGCGGCCGGCCTCGACGCCGACGCGCTCGCGCAGCAGGCGCGCTTCTTCGCGTACACGGACGGGCTGCGCACCGCACGCGGCGCCGACGGCCGCAAGGTGTTCTGCATCCCGATCGCAGAATCGTCGCGCGACCCGCGCTGGCACGCGCTCGACCGGCGCTCGTTCCGCCAGTGGCTGGTCGACGAGGGCTACACCGCGAAGGCGCTGCACTGGTACCTGAACTACTGCTGCCGCGACGACTACGGCGCGGGATACGAGCACGTGTCCGCCTGGGCCGGACTGCACTATTTCTCGTCACGTGGCGGCCATGCAGGCGATGCGAGCGACGGCGCGGTGCTGACCTGGCCCGACGGGCTGCACACGATGGTGACGAAGCTGAGCGATTCGATCACCGCGCGCACCGGCTCGAACGCGTGGTCGCGGGACGGCTTCGCCGTGCAGGCGACCGAACGCGCGGGCGGCGTCGACGTGCTCTGCGCGCGCCTCGGCGACGACGGCGCACTGTCGACGTTCATGCTGAAGGCGCGGCGCGTCGTCTGCGCGATGCCGCTGTTCGTCGCGGCGCGCGTGTTTCCGCAGCTTTCCGCATACGGCTTCGAACCCGCGCGCGACCTGCCGCCAAGCGCGCCGTGGCTCGTGTCCAACTTCCTGCTCGATGGCATGCCGGCCGAAGCAGCCGGCGTGCCGCTCGCATGGGACAACGTCGTCTACGACGGCGCGGGGCTCGGCTATGTCGTGTCCACGCATCAGTTGATCCGGATGTCGCCGCCGACGCGCTCGGTGTTCTCCGCGTATCAGGCGTTGAGCACGCGCGCGCCGGATGACACGCGCCGCTGGCTCGCCGACGCGAAGCCCGATGCGTTGCGCGAACAGGCGGCGATCGATCTTCAGGCTGTCTACGGGCGCGCGCTGTGGAAACACGCGACGGCGCTCGAGATCACCGTGCGCGGCCACGCGATGGCGACCCCCGACGTCGGCTTCCTGAGCCGGCCGGGGCTGCTCGCGCTGCGCGATGCCGACGGCCCCGTCGTGTTCGCGCATGCGGACCTGTCCGGACTGTCGCTGTTCGAGGAGGCGTCGTACTGGGGCATGCTCGCGGCCCGGCGCGTGCTCGCCTGA